A stretch of the Bradyrhizobium sp. CCBAU 53351 genome encodes the following:
- a CDS encoding tripartite tricarboxylate transporter permease, with protein MLKTLIEAFALISTWEVIIAMVAASVYGLVIGSLPGLSATMATALLVPVTFYLSPIAAIATIVAASSMAIFSGDIPGALLRIPGTPASAAYADEAYAMTRKGQAELALGAGVWFSAVGGIAGVLSLMILAPPLAEIALSFSTFEYFWLALLGLMCATLVARSSPVKAIAGMFIGLLVSCVGIENPGGVPRFTFGLTDLFGGIEPIPALVGVFAVAQVMRAMLTPEPPPLPRRKFGSIMAGQWKLTKQYHWQMTRGNIVGIIIGVLPGAGADMAAWVSYAMSKRFSKEPEKFGTGHVEGLVEAGASNNASIASGWVPSLLFGIPGDTIAAIAIGVLYMKGLNPGPTLFTEKASSMYAIYLMFIIANILMIPLGIAMIRVAAYILLAPRAAIMPIIMLCCAVGSFAIGNNMFGVVTVAAFGVIGYVMEANGYPVAAMVLGIVMGTMVEQAFVTSLIKSDGSILPFFERPVAAILASMAIGALLWPVMVWAWRKVKPAQAAAATSR; from the coding sequence ATGCTCAAGACCTTGATTGAAGCGTTCGCCTTGATCTCCACCTGGGAGGTCATCATCGCGATGGTCGCAGCCTCCGTGTACGGCCTCGTGATCGGCTCGCTGCCCGGCCTGTCGGCGACGATGGCGACCGCCCTGCTCGTTCCCGTCACCTTCTACCTGTCGCCGATCGCGGCGATCGCGACCATCGTCGCGGCCTCCTCGATGGCGATCTTCTCGGGCGACATTCCCGGCGCGCTCTTGCGTATTCCCGGCACGCCCGCCTCCGCCGCCTATGCCGATGAAGCCTACGCCATGACGCGCAAGGGCCAGGCCGAGCTCGCGCTCGGCGCCGGCGTGTGGTTCTCCGCCGTCGGCGGCATCGCCGGCGTGCTGTCGCTGATGATCCTGGCGCCACCGCTCGCCGAGATCGCGCTGTCGTTCTCGACCTTCGAATATTTCTGGCTGGCGCTGCTCGGCCTGATGTGCGCCACGCTGGTGGCGCGCTCCTCGCCGGTGAAGGCGATCGCCGGCATGTTCATCGGCCTGCTCGTCTCCTGCGTCGGCATCGAGAATCCCGGCGGCGTCCCACGCTTCACTTTCGGCCTCACCGATCTGTTCGGCGGCATCGAGCCGATCCCGGCGCTGGTCGGCGTGTTCGCGGTGGCGCAGGTGATGCGCGCGATGCTCACGCCGGAACCGCCGCCCCTGCCGCGCCGAAAATTCGGAAGCATCATGGCGGGACAGTGGAAGCTGACCAAGCAGTATCACTGGCAGATGACGCGCGGGAACATCGTCGGCATCATCATCGGCGTGCTGCCGGGCGCCGGCGCCGACATGGCCGCCTGGGTGTCCTACGCGATGTCGAAGCGCTTCTCCAAGGAGCCGGAAAAGTTCGGCACCGGCCATGTCGAAGGCCTGGTCGAGGCCGGCGCCAGCAACAATGCCAGCATTGCCTCCGGCTGGGTGCCCTCGCTGCTGTTCGGCATCCCCGGCGACACCATCGCCGCGATCGCGATCGGCGTGCTCTACATGAAGGGGCTCAATCCCGGCCCGACGCTCTTCACCGAGAAAGCGTCGAGCATGTACGCGATCTATCTGATGTTCATCATCGCGAACATCCTGATGATCCCGCTCGGCATCGCCATGATCCGGGTCGCCGCCTACATCCTGCTGGCGCCGCGCGCGGCCATCATGCCGATCATCATGCTGTGCTGCGCGGTCGGCTCGTTCGCGATCGGCAACAACATGTTCGGCGTCGTCACCGTCGCCGCCTTCGGCGTGATCGGCTATGTCATGGAAGCGAACGGCTATCCCGTCGCTGCGATGGTGCTCGGCATCGTCATGGGCACCATGGTCGAGCAGGCCTTTGTCACGTCGCTGATCAAATCCGACGGCAGTATCCTGCCGTTCTTCGAGCGGCCCGTCGCGGCCATCCTCGCGTCGATGGCGATCGGCGCCCTGCTCTGGCCGGTGATGGTCTGGGCCTGGCGCAAGGTGAAACCGGCGCAAGCCGCGGCAGCAACAAGCAGGTGA
- a CDS encoding tripartite tricarboxylate transporter TctB family protein — MRLPDSITGSFLVALGAAAAYGGYILPPVPGQPVGPNVFPLVIGSGLALCGLAIVFGIGHSFEEEEELIPLEDGQAAAPPPQSKLYGLRALLPPALLLFYVFAADRFGFIITAAIMVYVTSTALGAKWKLALPLAALSPFAIHLIFGKLLRVPLPAGLLPTPW, encoded by the coding sequence ATGCGTCTTCCCGACTCCATCACGGGATCGTTTCTCGTCGCACTCGGCGCTGCGGCCGCCTATGGCGGCTATATCCTGCCGCCGGTGCCGGGCCAGCCGGTCGGCCCCAACGTGTTTCCGCTGGTGATCGGCAGCGGGCTCGCGCTGTGCGGGCTCGCGATCGTGTTCGGGATCGGCCACTCCTTCGAGGAAGAGGAAGAGCTGATCCCGCTGGAGGACGGCCAGGCCGCAGCTCCGCCGCCGCAGAGCAAGCTCTACGGCCTGCGCGCGTTGCTGCCGCCGGCGCTGCTGCTGTTCTACGTGTTTGCAGCCGACCGGTTCGGCTTCATCATCACCGCGGCGATCATGGTCTATGTCACCTCGACCGCGCTCGGGGCCAAGTGGAAGCTGGCGCTGCCGCTCGCGGCGCTCTCGCCCTTCGCCATCCACCTCATCTTCGGCAAGTTGCTGCGTGTGCCGCTTCCTGCCGGCCTGCTGCCGACGCCCTGGTAA
- a CDS encoding tripartite tricarboxylate transporter substrate binding protein, translating into MSKISRRTFAASTAAVAASAAFGFKPALAQAYPARPVTVIVPWGAGGGTDATARIVAALLEKDLGQPFNVVNRTGGSGVVGHSAIATAQPDGYTIGMLTVEISMMHWQGLTELTPKSYTPLALMNEDPPGIQVSSSSPYKTVKELAEAIKAAPPGKFKASGTGQGGIWHLALVGWMQAMGLPANQVAWVPSNGAAPAMQDLAAGGLDLTTCSVPEARAIIEAGKARSLAIMAPARNPVFKDVPTLKEAMGIDYATGAWRGIGAPKGLPPEIATKLTAALKKVYESAEFKDFMSNRGFGTVWGDATQFAGFMDKGDAQMGEAMKAAGLSKA; encoded by the coding sequence ATGTCCAAGATTTCGCGCCGCACCTTTGCGGCTTCGACCGCCGCCGTCGCGGCATCCGCCGCTTTCGGGTTCAAGCCGGCACTCGCACAAGCCTATCCGGCCCGTCCGGTCACCGTGATCGTGCCCTGGGGCGCCGGCGGTGGCACCGATGCGACCGCGCGCATCGTCGCTGCGCTGCTGGAAAAGGACCTCGGCCAGCCCTTCAACGTGGTCAACCGCACCGGCGGCTCCGGCGTGGTGGGCCATAGCGCGATCGCGACCGCGCAGCCCGACGGCTACACCATCGGCATGCTCACCGTCGAAATCTCGATGATGCACTGGCAGGGCCTCACCGAGCTGACGCCGAAGAGCTACACACCGCTGGCCCTCATGAACGAGGATCCCCCGGGCATCCAGGTCTCGTCCTCCTCGCCCTACAAGACGGTCAAGGAGCTCGCCGAGGCGATCAAGGCCGCCCCTCCCGGCAAGTTCAAGGCTTCGGGCACCGGCCAGGGCGGCATCTGGCATCTGGCGCTGGTCGGCTGGATGCAGGCGATGGGCCTGCCCGCCAATCAGGTCGCCTGGGTGCCGTCGAACGGCGCCGCGCCCGCGATGCAGGATCTCGCCGCCGGCGGCCTCGATCTCACCACGTGCTCGGTTCCGGAGGCGCGCGCCATCATCGAGGCCGGCAAGGCCAGGAGCCTCGCCATCATGGCGCCTGCGCGCAATCCGGTCTTCAAGGACGTGCCGACGCTGAAGGAGGCGATGGGCATCGACTACGCGACCGGCGCCTGGCGCGGCATCGGCGCACCGAAGGGCCTGCCGCCGGAGATCGCAACCAAGCTCACCGCGGCGCTGAAGAAGGTCTACGAGTCCGCCGAGTTCAAGGACTTCATGAGCAACCGCGGCTTCGGCACCGTATGGGGCGATGCAACCCAGTTCGCCGGTTTCATGGACAAGGGCGACGCCCAGATGGGCGAGGCGATGAAGGCGGCGGGCCTCAGCAAGGCTTGA
- a CDS encoding SRPBCC family protein, whose amino-acid sequence MTQAYYSAVLDRPLDQVWSLIRDFNNYPAYIDGVSESVIEDDKPGDEVGAVRRFCYLGNWIRQRLVDHSDRKHTLTYAGLEALPYPQDDGRQAPAPTRYQGTMHLRPITEGDRTLIEWSVALETEPADADRWQALFTSWIPDWTDSLARTLARTQPRSG is encoded by the coding sequence ATGACCCAAGCCTATTACAGCGCCGTGCTGGACCGCCCGCTGGACCAAGTCTGGTCGCTGATCCGGGATTTCAACAATTATCCCGCCTATATCGACGGCGTCAGCGAGAGCGTGATCGAAGACGACAAGCCCGGCGATGAAGTCGGCGCCGTCAGGCGCTTCTGCTATCTCGGAAACTGGATCCGCCAGCGCCTGGTCGATCATTCGGACCGCAAGCACACCCTGACCTATGCCGGCCTCGAAGCGCTGCCCTATCCGCAAGATGACGGACGTCAAGCGCCGGCACCGACACGCTATCAAGGCACCATGCATCTGCGCCCGATCACCGAGGGCGATCGCACCCTCATCGAATGGTCGGTCGCCCTCGAGACCGAGCCCGCGGACGCTGATCGCTGGCAGGCCCTGTTTACGTCCTGGATTCCGGATTGGACGGATTCACTTGCGCGGACGTTGGCGCGGACCCAACCGCGATCCGGCTAG
- a CDS encoding RsiV family protein — protein sequence MRALAVAAICSALFGPTHAADPKPDTVIKTKSIEARLFLDDKIKADAALAADCLAEGKKWLDKNAAEAAAARKTDPQFFKDGGWDFERKYSIRSVVADRYVSILRDDYMNTRGAHPNSDVNTILWDKVDNKRISIRPFFTETADNGATMKAMVKAIVTWLKAEKKKRDAGETATDEWFKELKPSLLKVGAVTLAPSTEAGKSSGLTFHYPPYAVGPYAEGEYVAFVPWETLKPYLAAEGTRIFGGARPKGDADEP from the coding sequence ATGCGCGCGCTCGCTGTTGCCGCGATTTGCAGCGCGCTGTTCGGTCCCACCCACGCCGCCGACCCCAAGCCCGACACCGTCATCAAGACCAAGAGCATCGAGGCGCGCCTCTTCCTCGACGACAAGATCAAGGCGGATGCGGCACTGGCGGCGGACTGCCTCGCCGAAGGCAAAAAGTGGCTCGACAAGAATGCGGCCGAAGCTGCCGCCGCGCGCAAAACCGATCCGCAGTTCTTTAAAGACGGCGGCTGGGATTTTGAGCGCAAATACTCAATCCGCTCGGTCGTCGCCGATCGCTATGTCAGCATCCTGCGCGACGACTACATGAATACTCGCGGCGCGCATCCCAATTCGGACGTGAACACGATCCTGTGGGACAAGGTGGACAACAAGCGCATCTCGATCCGCCCGTTCTTCACCGAGACCGCCGACAACGGCGCGACCATGAAGGCGATGGTGAAAGCCATCGTCACCTGGCTGAAAGCCGAGAAGAAGAAGCGCGACGCCGGCGAGACCGCAACCGACGAATGGTTCAAGGAGCTGAAACCGAGCCTGCTCAAGGTCGGTGCGGTGACGCTCGCGCCGTCAACCGAAGCCGGCAAGAGCTCCGGCCTCACCTTCCACTATCCGCCCTACGCCGTCGGCCCCTATGCCGAAGGCGAGTATGTCGCCTTCGTGCCGTGGGAGACGCTGAAGCCTTACCTGGCGGCGGAAGGCACCCGCATCTTCGGCGGCGCGCGGCCGAAGGGCGATGCGGACGAGCCGTGA
- the scpA gene encoding methylmalonyl-CoA mutase: protein MSRIPNFADIAFARATTAAPAGSAEPWLTPEGILVKPAYGEADLAGLDFLETYPGIAPYLRGPYPTMYVNQPWTVRQYAGFSTAEDSNAFYRRNLAAGQKGLSVAFDLATHRGYDSDHPRVGGDVGMAGVAIDSIYDMRTLFAGIPLDQMSVSMTMNGAVLPILALYVAAAEEQGVPPEKLSGTIQNDILKEFMVRNTYIYPPAPSMRIISDIFAYTSQKMPKYNSISISGYHMQEAGATQDLELAYTLADGVEYLRAGLAAGLDVDRFAPRLSFFWAIGMNFFMEVAKLRAARLLWAKLLKPFNPKDPRSLSLRTHSQTSGWSLTAQDVFNNVMRTTVEAMAATQGHTQSLHTNALDEALALPTDFSARIARNTQLFLQQESGTTRIIDPWGGSYYVERLTRDLAAKAWGHIQEVEELGGMAKAIEAGLPKLRIEEASAKTQARIDAGKQAVIGVNKYKPTDEDKIEILKVDNSNVRRLQIDKLTRLKSERNQKDVDAALAAITRSAGEGNGNLLALAIDAARAKATVGEISDAMEKVFGRHRAEIKSITGVYKREASSMGNQVEKVQALIDAFEEAEGRRPRILVAKIGQDGHDRGQKVIASAFADIGFDVDIGPLFATADEAARQAVENDVHILGVSSLAAAHLTAVPELKAALKKQGRDDIMIIVGGVVPPQDYDALYAAGAEAIFPPGTVIAEAAEELIRKLNTRLGHSEAAE from the coding sequence ATGAGCCGCATTCCGAATTTTGCCGACATCGCCTTCGCAAGGGCTACCACCGCCGCGCCTGCGGGCAGCGCCGAGCCGTGGCTGACGCCCGAGGGCATTCTGGTGAAGCCCGCCTATGGCGAGGCTGATCTTGCCGGGCTCGATTTCCTCGAGACCTATCCGGGCATTGCGCCGTACCTGCGCGGCCCCTACCCGACCATGTATGTCAACCAGCCCTGGACCGTCCGGCAGTATGCCGGCTTCTCCACGGCGGAGGATTCCAACGCCTTCTATCGCCGCAACCTGGCTGCGGGACAGAAGGGCCTCTCGGTCGCCTTCGACCTCGCGACCCATCGCGGCTATGACTCCGATCATCCGCGCGTCGGCGGCGACGTCGGCATGGCCGGTGTCGCCATCGATTCCATCTACGACATGCGCACGCTGTTTGCGGGCATTCCGCTCGACCAGATGAGCGTGTCCATGACCATGAACGGCGCGGTGCTGCCGATCCTCGCGCTCTACGTCGCCGCCGCGGAGGAACAGGGCGTGCCGCCGGAGAAGCTGTCGGGCACCATTCAGAACGACATTCTGAAAGAGTTCATGGTGCGCAACACCTATATCTATCCGCCCGCGCCCTCGATGCGGATCATCTCGGACATCTTTGCGTACACCTCGCAGAAGATGCCGAAGTACAATTCGATCTCGATCTCCGGCTATCACATGCAGGAGGCCGGTGCGACGCAGGACCTCGAGCTCGCCTATACGCTCGCCGACGGCGTCGAATATCTGCGCGCCGGACTTGCCGCAGGCTTGGATGTCGACCGCTTCGCGCCGCGCCTGTCGTTCTTCTGGGCGATCGGCATGAACTTCTTCATGGAAGTGGCAAAACTGCGCGCCGCGCGGCTGCTCTGGGCGAAGCTCCTGAAACCCTTCAACCCGAAGGATCCGCGCTCGCTGTCGCTGCGCACGCATAGCCAGACCTCGGGCTGGTCGCTGACCGCGCAGGATGTCTTCAACAACGTGATGCGCACCACTGTCGAGGCGATGGCGGCAACGCAAGGCCACACCCAGTCGCTGCACACCAACGCGCTCGACGAGGCCTTGGCGCTGCCGACCGATTTCTCGGCGCGCATCGCCCGCAACACCCAGCTGTTCCTGCAGCAGGAGAGCGGCACCACCCGCATCATCGACCCCTGGGGCGGCTCATATTATGTCGAGCGGCTGACGCGCGACCTCGCGGCCAAGGCGTGGGGCCACATCCAGGAGGTCGAGGAGCTCGGCGGCATGGCCAAGGCGATCGAGGCCGGCCTGCCGAAGTTGCGCATCGAGGAAGCCTCAGCCAAGACCCAGGCGCGGATCGACGCCGGCAAGCAGGCGGTGATCGGCGTCAACAAGTACAAGCCGACCGACGAGGACAAGATCGAGATCCTGAAGGTCGACAATTCCAACGTCCGGCGCCTGCAGATCGACAAGCTGACGCGGCTGAAATCCGAGCGCAATCAGAAGGACGTCGATGCCGCGCTCGCCGCGATCACGCGTTCGGCCGGCGAGGGCAACGGCAATCTGCTGGCGCTCGCGATTGATGCTGCGCGCGCCAAGGCGACCGTCGGCGAAATTTCCGACGCGATGGAGAAGGTGTTCGGCCGGCACCGCGCCGAGATCAAATCCATCACCGGCGTCTACAAGCGGGAGGCGTCCAGCATGGGCAACCAGGTCGAGAAGGTTCAGGCGCTGATCGACGCCTTCGAGGAAGCGGAAGGCCGCCGCCCGCGCATCCTGGTCGCCAAGATCGGCCAGGACGGCCACGACCGCGGCCAGAAGGTGATTGCGTCCGCGTTTGCCGATATCGGCTTCGATGTCGATATCGGGCCGCTGTTTGCCACCGCGGATGAAGCCGCCCGGCAGGCGGTCGAGAACGACGTGCACATCCTCGGCGTCTCCTCGCTCGCCGCCGCCCATCTGACCGCAGTACCGGAGCTGAAGGCAGCGCTGAAGAAGCAGGGCCGCGACGACATCATGATCATCGTCGGCGGCGTGGTGCCGCCGCAGGATTACGATGCGCTCTATGCCGCAGGCGCGGAAGCCATCTTCCCGCCGGGCACGGTGATCGCGGAGGCCGCCGAGGAGTTGATCCGCAAGCTGAACACCCGGCTCGGGCATAGCGAGGCGGCGGAGTAG
- a CDS encoding GFA family protein, with product MTDTSKPVLTGGCQCGAVRFGVTTAPNRVSICHCRMCQKAAGAPFASFADINKTDFAWTRGQPSFFRSSTIAERGFCAACGTPLSFGRIDGDRIEIMTGAFDRPDRVIPTRQFGTESRLGWVVGIANLPSQTTQQNYGPEKMATIVSHQHPDHD from the coding sequence ATGACCGACACCAGCAAACCCGTTCTCACCGGCGGCTGCCAATGCGGCGCGGTGCGTTTCGGTGTCACGACGGCGCCGAACAGGGTCTCGATCTGCCACTGCCGCATGTGCCAGAAGGCGGCCGGTGCGCCCTTCGCCTCCTTTGCCGACATCAACAAGACGGACTTCGCCTGGACCAGGGGACAGCCGTCGTTCTTCCGCTCCTCCACCATCGCCGAGCGCGGCTTCTGCGCCGCCTGCGGCACGCCGCTGAGCTTCGGCCGCATCGACGGCGACCGGATCGAGATCATGACAGGCGCGTTCGATCGCCCCGACCGGGTGATCCCGACGCGCCAGTTCGGCACGGAATCCCGCCTCGGCTGGGTGGTCGGCATCGCCAATTTGCCGAGCCAGACCACGCAGCAGAATTACGGACCGGAGAAGATGGCGACCATCGTCAGCCATCAGCATCCGGATCATGATTGA
- a CDS encoding methylmalonyl-CoA mutase family protein, producing MTSVTDDLPLAADFPKATVEDWRKLVDGVLKGAPFEKLVGKTYDGLKIDPLYPRAKGVAPVAGRAAAAPWQIIQRIDHPDAALANAQALQDLENGATGLALVFAGANGAYGFGLEPSADAVAKVLKDIHLDAGIGLELQIGPQSRMAAIHVAEYVKIQGLDPAACNIRFGLDPLAAGAVWGHSPYTWEEIAPAITGAIKGLAGLGFKGPFASADGRVIHDAGGSEVQELAFVLACGIAYLRAIEGAGIPLEQAQGMVYARLSADADQFLTMAKFRALRLLWARIETACGLTPKPLFIAADTAWRMLTQRDPYVNMLRATIATFAAGLAGANAITVLPHTLALGLPDPFARRVARNTQLLLLEESNLAKVSDPAAGAGGIETLTAQLCEAAWALFQESEKAGGAFAALQRGLFQSKVAAARKARDANIAKRRDVLTGASEFPNLHESEATVLKATPVALAPYGEQKYKFDPLPPIRLAEPFEALRDKSDATLKARGVRPKVFLANLGTPADFTARATFAKSFFEAGGIEATGSEGFADPAKLAAAFKASGAELACLCSSDKVYADQAEPAAKALQTAGGRHIYLAGRPTEAEAALRTAGVTGFVFAGGDALATLQDAYRRMEQA from the coding sequence ATGACCTCCGTGACTGACGACCTGCCGCTGGCGGCGGATTTTCCCAAGGCGACCGTCGAGGACTGGCGCAAGCTGGTCGATGGCGTGCTGAAGGGCGCGCCGTTCGAGAAACTGGTCGGCAAGACCTATGACGGACTCAAGATCGATCCGCTCTATCCGCGCGCCAAGGGTGTCGCGCCCGTGGCGGGACGGGCTGCGGCCGCGCCCTGGCAAATCATCCAGCGGATCGACCATCCCGATGCGGCGCTCGCCAATGCGCAGGCCTTGCAGGATCTGGAGAACGGCGCGACCGGGCTCGCGCTGGTGTTCGCCGGCGCCAACGGCGCTTACGGTTTCGGGCTGGAACCTTCGGCCGACGCGGTCGCAAAGGTCCTGAAGGACATTCATCTCGATGCCGGCATCGGCCTGGAGCTTCAGATCGGTCCGCAGTCACGGATGGCGGCGATCCATGTCGCGGAATACGTGAAGATCCAGGGCCTCGATCCCGCGGCCTGCAACATTCGCTTCGGGCTCGACCCGCTCGCGGCCGGCGCGGTGTGGGGCCACAGCCCTTACACGTGGGAAGAGATCGCTCCCGCGATCACCGGTGCCATCAAGGGCCTCGCCGGGCTCGGCTTCAAGGGACCGTTCGCCTCCGCCGACGGACGCGTGATCCACGATGCCGGCGGCTCCGAGGTGCAGGAGCTCGCCTTCGTGCTCGCTTGCGGCATCGCTTATCTGCGCGCGATCGAAGGCGCCGGTATTCCGCTCGAGCAGGCGCAAGGCATGGTCTACGCGCGGCTGTCCGCCGACGCGGACCAGTTCCTGACGATGGCCAAATTCCGCGCGCTGCGGCTGCTCTGGGCGCGTATCGAAACAGCGTGCGGGCTGACGCCGAAGCCGCTGTTCATCGCTGCCGATACGGCCTGGCGCATGCTGACGCAGCGCGATCCCTATGTGAACATGCTGCGCGCGACCATCGCGACGTTTGCTGCCGGCCTCGCCGGCGCCAACGCGATCACCGTGCTGCCGCATACGCTGGCGCTCGGGTTGCCCGATCCGTTCGCGCGCCGCGTGGCGCGCAACACGCAGCTTTTGCTGCTGGAAGAAAGCAACCTCGCCAAGGTCAGCGATCCCGCAGCGGGCGCCGGCGGCATCGAGACGCTGACCGCGCAGCTTTGCGAAGCCGCCTGGGCCCTGTTCCAGGAGAGCGAGAAGGCCGGCGGCGCTTTTGCCGCGCTTCAGCGAGGCCTGTTCCAGAGCAAGGTCGCGGCCGCGCGAAAAGCGCGTGACGCCAACATCGCAAAACGCCGCGACGTGCTGACCGGCGCCAGCGAGTTTCCGAACCTGCATGAAAGCGAAGCTACCGTCCTGAAGGCGACGCCGGTCGCGCTCGCCCCCTATGGCGAGCAGAAATATAAATTCGATCCGCTGCCGCCGATCCGGCTGGCGGAACCGTTCGAGGCGCTCCGCGACAAATCCGATGCGACGCTGAAAGCGCGTGGCGTGCGGCCAAAAGTGTTCTTGGCCAATCTTGGTACGCCCGCCGATTTCACGGCGCGCGCGACCTTTGCCAAGAGCTTCTTCGAGGCCGGCGGCATCGAGGCCACGGGCAGCGAAGGTTTTGCCGATCCGGCGAAGCTGGCTGCGGCCTTCAAGGCTTCCGGCGCCGAGCTCGCCTGTCTGTGTTCCAGCGACAAGGTCTACGCCGATCAGGCGGAACCTGCCGCGAAGGCCCTGCAAACCGCGGGCGGCCGACATATCTATCTGGCGGGCCGCCCGACGGAAGCCGAGGCGGCGCTGCGGACCGCCGGCGTCACGGGTTTTGTCTTCGCGGGAGGCGATGCGCTTGCCACGCTGCAAGACGCCTATCGACGGATGGAGCAGGCATGA
- the folK gene encoding 2-amino-4-hydroxy-6-hydroxymethyldihydropteridine diphosphokinase gives MASVLIALGGNVGDVRGTFTKAIAHICGMAQGALIARSSDYATPPWGDEDQAPFINACVEIETGLDPHALLFVLQKVEQKFGRTRDKDRRWGPRTLDLDMIAYDDVSLQKPDLTLPHPRLFERAFVLVPLAEIAPDRVISGIRLRDGLASVSTQGIERLPDTG, from the coding sequence ATGGCAAGCGTGCTGATCGCGCTCGGCGGCAATGTCGGCGATGTCCGCGGGACATTCACCAAGGCGATCGCCCATATCTGCGGCATGGCGCAGGGTGCGCTGATCGCGCGGTCCTCGGACTACGCGACGCCGCCCTGGGGCGACGAGGATCAGGCCCCCTTCATCAATGCCTGCGTCGAGATCGAGACCGGCCTCGATCCGCACGCGCTGCTGTTCGTGCTGCAGAAGGTCGAGCAGAAGTTCGGCCGCACGCGCGACAAGGATCGGCGCTGGGGCCCGCGCACGCTCGATCTCGACATGATCGCCTATGACGATGTGTCCTTGCAGAAGCCCGACCTGACCTTGCCGCATCCGCGCCTGTTCGAGCGCGCCTTCGTGCTGGTGCCGCTGGCCGAGATCGCGCCGGACCGCGTGATCTCGGGCATTCGTCTGCGCGACGGGCTCGCCAGCGTCTCGACGCAAGGCATTGAGCGGCTTCCGGATACCGGTTAA
- the folB gene encoding dihydroneopterin aldolase, translating into MTDTIFVTGLSIHARHGVMDHETEVGQRFVIDLELYTDLSEPSRSDRLADTVSYADVVATTTAAFKNTNYKLLERAAGAVADAILSHFPRIRAVKITVHKPHAPIAAIFNDVGIMLTRSRHP; encoded by the coding sequence ATGACCGACACGATCTTCGTCACTGGCCTGTCGATCCATGCCCGCCACGGCGTGATGGATCACGAGACCGAAGTCGGCCAGCGCTTCGTCATCGACCTCGAACTCTATACCGATCTCTCGGAGCCCTCGCGCAGCGACCGGCTCGCCGACACCGTGTCCTATGCCGACGTGGTGGCGACGACGACGGCGGCGTTCAAGAACACCAATTACAAGCTTCTGGAGCGCGCCGCCGGCGCGGTGGCCGATGCCATCCTGTCGCATTTCCCGCGGATCCGCGCCGTGAAGATCACAGTGCACAAGCCGCATGCGCCGATCGCCGCGATCTTCAACGATGTCGGCATCATGCTGACGCGCTCGCGGCATCCATAA
- the folP gene encoding dihydropteroate synthase, giving the protein MNASPSPTVSPAGSAGPDALRTLLERPVPAVMGVLNVTPDSFSDGGEFITPDKALARARAMIADGVDIIDIGAESTRPYKGAKPVTAGDELARLKPVLAGVAALGVPVSIDSMKAEVVAFALDQGASIANDVWGLQRDPAMAPLVAARGVPIIVMHNRDDADPAIDIVTDMKTFFLRSLDIAAKAGIARDKIVLDPGIGFGKTAEQSMTALARLREFEMFGLPILVGASRKRFIASVSPSEPSERLAGSIAAHLIAAQRGAKIIRTHDVAETLQALRVAHAIEGKPEGK; this is encoded by the coding sequence ATGAATGCCTCGCCCTCCCCAACCGTCTCCCCGGCCGGCTCGGCCGGGCCAGATGCGCTGCGGACGCTGCTGGAACGGCCTGTCCCGGCGGTGATGGGCGTGCTCAACGTCACCCCGGACTCCTTCTCCGACGGCGGCGAGTTCATCACGCCCGACAAGGCGCTCGCGCGCGCGCGGGCGATGATCGCGGACGGCGTCGACATCATCGATATCGGGGCCGAGTCCACCCGGCCCTACAAGGGCGCGAAGCCGGTCACGGCGGGCGACGAGCTCGCCCGGCTGAAGCCGGTGCTGGCTGGCGTCGCGGCCCTCGGCGTGCCGGTCTCGATCGACAGCATGAAGGCGGAGGTTGTGGCCTTCGCGCTCGACCAGGGCGCGTCGATCGCCAACGACGTCTGGGGCCTGCAACGCGACCCCGCCATGGCGCCGCTGGTGGCCGCAAGAGGCGTCCCCATCATCGTCATGCACAACCGCGACGACGCCGATCCCGCCATCGACATCGTCACGGACATGAAGACGTTCTTCCTGCGCTCGCTGGATATCGCCGCCAAGGCCGGCATCGCCCGCGACAAGATCGTGCTCGATCCCGGCATCGGCTTCGGCAAGACCGCCGAGCAGAGCATGACCGCGCTGGCGCGCTTGCGCGAATTCGAGATGTTCGGCCTGCCGATCCTGGTCGGCGCCTCGCGAAAACGCTTCATCGCCTCGGTGTCGCCGTCCGAGCCATCGGAGCGTCTCGCCGGCTCGATCGCCGCGCATCTGATCGCCGCGCAGCGCGGCGCCAAGATCATCCGGACCCATGACGTCGCCGAGACCCTGCAGGCCCTGCGGGTCGCGCACGCGATCGAGGGCAAGCCAGAGGGCAAGTAA